ACAAGGATAGagtcaattttttctattgCTAGGTCTAATAGctctttcctcttctgTAGTTCTATATGTCTTGCAATCCTTGGGTCTTCCTTGGCGAACATTTCTACTTGTTCTTCTGTCAAACCGTTTAGCTTCTTATCCAGTTCGATAGGGAAATTGTAAAAGAAATCACTGAGCAACTCAACGTTCAAGAACAGGACCGCTGTGGATGTTAATTTATCACTTACTGCGTTGAGAAAGACTTCTGGACATTGATCCTTCTCTAAAACAGAATTGCATTTGTTTTTCAACAGCTGTAATCGGAATCCCAGTACCTGTAGTCTTTTATTGAGGAAAAGGGCTTCGGATCCACGTTCTAGTAAAAGCTTAGACATACCAAGAGTCTCTGTCTTGCCGGGATCGTTGTGTAAATATGCCATTACTTGCTGTAATTTTTTGCCCCCTatagaatttttaatggCTTGGAATCTATCGTTACATTGCcttatttcttctttcattAGTAAAACGGAATGTTCACGGGCAATATTCCAATCTCTAGAATCCAAATCGATTTCATATTTGAAAGGTTTGATACAGTTTTCTACTTGGTCTGCAGTAGCGTAATATTTGGCATTCAAAACGTTTACTGCAGTATTGGTTACTAActctttgatcaaatcgTGATTCTTCAGCTGTGTCTCTTGTAAGACATTCTCTAGTTCTTTGAGAATAGCATTAGTGACCAACATCGTAGAAAGACGACCAACACCAACCTTGGTTAAGCTTGAAGATGccaattctaattttttatGCCAATATAATATttcgtcatcattattcatctttgaagataaCTCTTGCAAATTCTCATCCTTCCAATATCTGGTTGccaaaaaatctaaaacTTTTTGGTCTAAATCAGCTTTCAAAATCGATTTTAACTCATTCCTATTAAATTTCTCCTGAAATTCCTTTATACCCAATTTGAGAACATCGACATTGTTAAGCAAATACGATTTGGGAGTCAATTGGCGATCGTTGAATTCCACTTTGAATAAATATGAAGTATCATCCAGTTCTTGTTGAATTAACATTGAAGTTGGTTCTAATGCATTAGACATAGAAatttctaaaattttgattaGCTTTTCACGCAATTTCTTAGTGGAAACTTGACAATCGCTAAATTGCTTCTTGTGTTCCCTTAGATAGcttttctcaaattcaCGAACAGCAACCTGCTGGGGTTCTATTGCAGCCGATTGTGGAATTTTTCCCTCAGATCCACCTCTATTACCAAAGAGTCCCAAATGAGATCTACCCAATCCAGGAGCCCTTGTAATGACACCAACATACCCCATCTTTAATGGGTATCTCTTATTAGTTAATATGCTATGCCCCACTTCAGGTGGTACTAGATCAAGCTTTGTAATCACACCAATAGTTCTTAAACCTTGTGGATCGGCGGCCTTAGCGGCTCTTAGCGCAGCACTGTTTGCCAAGTCCACGTCTGCCGCAGAGATGGCCAGGATGATATTTGGATCCGCCAAATATTTATTACACAGCTGACGAATCTTTCCTTTCAGTTCCATTGGCTGATCAGCAGCTTCTATCTGGATGTAACCGGGTAGATCCACTAGTGACAAATCTGGGACCCTTGATGATTTTATGGTTAGCTGAATTGGTTCTTCAGAAATTGCTTCTGTTGTGGGTACAGCCATGTTCGATTCCATTAGTATTTTCTTCACTTCTTTAAAATCCGTTAAATTGTAGAGTCTTAGAAGTGGGAAATCGGCggtaatttcttttgtattTGGAGTATTCACTAAAGTCAATTCTATCGGTCTTCTAGTGACCATATTAGAACCCTTTGGTAGAAATTCTCTGCCTACGATGGATTCTAATacagaagatttaccagaagACTGCGAACCAATCACTACAATGGAGGGTAGTGATAAATGGGCAGAATTGGAATCGATTTTGTTTAAAATGGACCTGATTTCAATCATTTGtttcattaaattcaacATTTCATCCTGTGtattatcttcatctaatccgtcatcttcgtcttcatcttcatcttctccAGCaacttttgttttttcacTATCATTATCAGAAAAGAGTGAAGCAGCAGCCATGGAATCGCCGccgccaccaccaccatcattattattgttattcCCACCAGCTCCAGAGCCAGTAGCAGCACTATCAGGCAAAATATTCCCAAATTTGTCCCTTACATTTCCGGCGAAATCCCTAAATTGATCCCATTTGTCACTCATAAAACTGTGAGCTTCGTTGGCTTTATAGGCAAAATATGAGCCAGCAGCAGCCATACCACCACCTACGTAGGTGGGAAATTTAACAACTTTACTGATAATATTCGGGAACATAGATGCAAATCTTTTAGAACTTGAGTTCAATGTATTGTAAAactgaaattgaaacttGAAAGGAGATGGTCTAGCATATGAGTGGTAAAAAAGCCTATTGTTATTCGAAGTGGGTAGACTAGAATTTGTTCTTATTGAAAGCCATCTCTGTGAATTTCTACATCTATTAAGAACCAGTATCGATGGCGATACTATTGGTGACGACACTAACCCAATACACCTTTTGGGCAGTTGATTTTGCAACACCTTCACCATACTGATTCTGCAAAAGCCTTCTATGGCCTTGAAAATTGTTATACCAAGGAACTATAAGGGTCTCAAAAGGTAAACAGAGGGTATACCTGTTACTCATCGTAAGACTAGTTCGCTATATCCGATCTGCATATCAAGATGCGTTTACCTCTATTATCATCCCATACGTAGATGTTGATCGCTATATGTATATTATATTcatgatttgaaatatttggcaTCTATGTATATCTGATTCTAGTTTCGATTCCAATATATCCTAATCATCTAGTACCTTATTCTGAGATTCTCCTACTTttatttgaatcaattcGAAAATGTCCTAAATTTTCTGattaaaatttgattataataataattactgtcctttcttcttccgCCTTCAGGTGCTCATTACCAATTCCAGACTCATATAATCCATACCTTGTAATTCTATCTGTCCATTCCCATTTAGACCTTTGCCTTTGTATGTTCTCCATCGGGCCTGCCATTGACATAAAACCTAGAAAATCCACTCAGCTTGGGAATTCAGCGTATGTTTCAATTGGTTGGACCACCTTTGAATCTCTAAAATTGTTGTCTAGATGAGCAATATCAATGATCTGATGCTTCAATCATACAGCTAGCTTGTAAGATGACTGACTGTCTTGACCATTAGCAGTGCTAAAATCTATGCTGAGAAGAACGGTTTATTCAGCACTACTATACAAAATAAGATAGATAGAATTATGTCGCAGATCAGTCTTATCGTACCCTGATTGTATCGTATTTTCACATTGTCTCGACGTGCCGCCTTTGTGTCATTCTTGTACTGCACCTACAGACATAACTAACCTAAGCTAGATCAGACTAAACTGATATGTATGAAAAGCTACAGCTATGTACCGCCCTTGTTGATATTCGAGAACATTTCTACACCTGCAGCTAATCTTCTTTAGGTCTCATTATCGGTCTTTAACATCACATCTCATCACATCTCATCACATCTTGCCTACAACGCGATCACAATGAACGCGAAATTTCTAGACGATCCCTACATAATGGAATAATGTTATGACTACTGTTACTACTCAGTCTTTCCCTGAGGGATGGTTCAATAtctctttttctttaattgttGTACCGTATATCTCTTTTCTATACTTGTTAGAGATTAGCGACTATAACGGCTGGCTCCCTAGTTCTCTGGATTCCATGAGGCTTTTGCGGTGACTGGGGTTGACTTCAGTGAATTTACGTGCGTTGTAGATACGGCTGTGAAATCAACTAGGAAGCATCTTGGCTTGTTTATTCGTATccattttgttttgttATGTATATATAAGTGCGTATTATCTTGTCCTTCTTCAACACCCTAAATCTTACATACCATAGGGGCATCAAGTAATATGGCAATAAAGAGAAGTACGAAATCAAATCCAAACAAGGAGTCTGCTCAGAACTCTGAGGTTGAAGATCTTAGAAAGAAGACCACTACGGCAAAAAAGAATGAACCTGCCAAAAGCTATAAAGAATTAGTAGTAGAGGCCTTAATTTCCCTTGATGACCGTAGGGGTTCAAGTCGTCCAGCAGTTAAAAAGTACATCAAGGAGAAATATCCAAGTGTTGGATCGGTAGCTGCATTTGATTCTTACTTTAATAATGCAATAAAGAAAGGTGTTGAATTAAAGGAGTTTGAGTTACCAAAGGGACCATCAGGgactttgaaattggtcaaGAAAATCGATAGTTCAGATGAGAATGGAAAGGTTGAAATTCGTAGAAGCTCTCGTCAAGCAAAATCTGAAGAGGCTAAAAAGCTCTCTAcgaattccaattctactGCAAATGAAAAAAGTCGTGGCAGACCTAAACctaataataacaacaataaggttaaagtggaaaaacCACAACCAAAGACTAAGTCCAAGGTTGTACCTTCTCCTACATATAAGGAAATGATCATTAGTGGGATTTTACAGTTGAACGACGGTAAAGGTTCAAGCCGTTCagcattgaaaaaattcgtCAAGGATCAGTATaagaatgaaattaaagcaagttcaaattttgatcaCTTGTTTAACAGTGCTTTAAGAAAAGGTATCGAATCTGGTGATTTACATCAGCCAAAGGGCCCCTCTGGTATTGTTAAGGTGcttaaaaagaaaaaggcAAGCACTGCTATAAAGACAGCTTGAAGGGTGTAGAAGGGAAATGTCAGCTTAGAAATAGGAATATCGTTGTAATATTAATTGTTGTTGCTATGACCCACAAAATATGGAAGAGTTTTCATGGTTTTATTCTAAATTGTAGGTATTTGATGTAAGTGTTGCATTCATTGGTATCTTTTGTGTAGGATTCAAGAAAATAAGGCAAAAAGgaataatttttcttaATACTTTCGACTACGAATGATCGAATGGTGTATATTCTGAGCCTCGTAAAATTCATTTAGTGGTAAATATTTAGCCGCCAAATGTTCTTATTCTAGTCTACGTGTGAAATGACCATGTGCGTTGAagatcttctaatttcaaaaggaGCCCTAATGACAATATCCTTGAATTCTCAGGGTATACTAATGAACCCTCATCGTAAGATAGGTCTATCATCGAGCGGGTCCAACAGGTGTACTAAAGATACAGCGGTAGAGACCCCATTAGAGGCCTTTATGTGTATTtaaaatccatttttcaagCCTCTAACAACAACCTTCCATGTCTGAACTGTATTCTGAGAATTTAAATCGGTTTAACGGTATCATAGAGAGTTTACCGCTGAAGCTACGGCTTAATATCTCATCACTGTGTCTTTTAGATAATGTTGCTACTCAGATGCTGAGGCTACTTCTGCTAAACTCAACTTCACCTCAAGTAATTGAAGTGATAAGTGATCCGACCGCATATTTGAGTTCTGGTGAGACTGAGATGTTTCAAACGCTTCTGAAGCTTTTCACACACATCAGAATGATTTATGATTCGAAAACGCCACTGCTAACGGTCCATGATGTAGTTCCTGGATTATGGTTCCCTAATTGTCCCGCACCATTAATCTTAAGAGGGCATGAAGCATACATTGTGACGGCAATTCGAAAATCAAATTTACTCACTTTCTTACTGACTATACTGAATTGTTTCAACTACGGATTTgaacttttacaagaatcGTTCTTAGATGTTTTTTGTCCCAATACTATATTCACTGGTAATACTACgattgatcaaaatggtaaatttttaaaatcacAGGCAATTCTCTATTTGGAGTTAAAGACACAGGCGTTTATTTCAGCACTCAAAAGTTTTGAGAATGGATCTGATCGAATTCCAACTGCAAAGCAGcaggaatttttggatatatttttttccaataatcTATCAGACCAATTGGTGTTAAGACGAAGGGGTAATAGGCATAACATTACTGAAGAGATTATGACACCATCGCAAAGAGAATTTGTGGAAAGATGTGAACGTCGTCGtgaaaatcttttaaattatacaagtttcaaaaatctAATTCAGGATTACGATTGGAATCATTTTGTCAAAGAACTTTTAGATTATTGTAATAAAAATCTGGGACTAATAATTTGGGGACATAAAGGTAAAGGTAAATCACCACTTTACTGTTTTGATATTACGGAATTTGATACACAGGTCTTATATGCTTCTGGTGCGGCAGCATCTGATGAAAATGTCGCCCTTGTAAACACCAATGCGAATACTTCTGGCGGTGTTCATCAAAATCTGTTGGGTGGTGATCCGGGGTCAGGATCCTTTGATTCTCCTGATTTGGCTTCTACCGTTACACAACAGGTGATGCTCTCAGCTGGTGGTGGCGTAGACGGTGGAAGTAGTAGTCATGACAAGGATGCTATAAAAGATGTGCATGGCAATAGATTAACAAAATCGTTGGCTGATGCAGCTGTAGCTGTAACATCGAGCTCTCAATTGGGTCATCCTATCACTGGTGCTGGCACCactgctggtggtggtggtggcaGAGGTGGTATGCTGAAAAAACTAAATTCTAAGAGAACATGGTCGAGGGAAGAACAAGATGCATTAGCAGAAGGTCTTAGGGATGTTGGTCCATCTTGGGCAAAAATTCTCGATCTATATGGGCCAGGTGGTAAAATCAAcgaatctttgaaaaatagaTCACAAGTCCAATTAAAGGATAAAGCTCGTAATTGGAAATTACAGTATCTGAAAACGGGCAGACCATTGCCGGAATATTTACTCAAAGTAACAGGTACACTCGAAAGAACTTTTAGatcgaaaaagaaaatagGATCTTCAGCGACATCCCCTGCGGCGGCGGCCGCCGCCGCAGCTGCTGCTTCCTCCGTAGGAGGTGGTAATCATGAAAGAGAATCAAGTGCAGCTTCGGAACTATTTGGGCCAAGTGCTACCGACACTTCGGGGTTTGATCCCAACCTAGAAGCTAATATATAATGAACGATAATAAACGGTGCGGTACTTATTTCCCCTCGATGTCTTTTAAACATTGAGTTGCAACGAAAGAGCTCATTCTTTCCTTTATGCGCATTCATTCTTGACGATATACTATTATGCATGATGTGTTATGTCGTTCCTTTTCGGAGTATACACCACGGCATTTCTCAAAGTGTCAGTGTCAGTGAACAGCTAAAATTaagataataataataaataaaaaatacATACATGTACTATAAAATCAATCACAATAGAGTCACTAGAGCAACCCGAGTTTTGAGTCAAAGTATTGGGTCCATTTTATCCATTAAAGGCAGTATAACTAACTGAATGTCACAGCCACTTAAATTTGGATCGAGTTTTTTCGCAGCTCAACAGTTTTTGAGGTTTAAAGCACATCAAATCTTAGAACAAGTTGAAACGCAGAATTAATGAGATCATTCTTGGTACCTCAAGTGGGTGATATAGTAAGTGACTATTGCTTCAGCATGGTACCGAATCTCTAATCGGCAAGTATGCAGGTATGCAGGGAAAAtgagaaataaaaaaaCTACGGTATATAGTTATGCCTTCGATTGATAAATGATATATGACGCACAGGTTAAAGGGGGCATACGTAGATTACAGTCAGTAGAGAAGTAATTTAAATTTGCTTGTAGTTCACTCTAAAATTAATTaggatttggatttgagaacaagaataaATTTACTGTCATTGTTGTAACACTACAACTGCATCTCACTTTATGATTTTTTTACAAAACTAATTTAGAAGGCAACAGCACTATTCACCGTATTCTTCctattcttttttttttctcgTCTTTCCAAGCCTTTTActattgttgttgttgttgttattagTTGTACTTTAGTCTCTTATGAGCATGAATCAAGCCGAAGATAGTCTAGCATCAATATATGGCACCAATGATAATCAGACGCAAAATCAATTCATACATTTTCAGCCTCAAGAAGCAGTAGCACTTGAAGAGGAATTGCAGAGAAAGATCGATCTGTCGAGACAGGAAACGAAACATTTGTACAATCAGATTGATAAAGTAAAATCAAGAGCTCACGATGCAAATCTCTTAGATATGGCCAAAAGTGTTTCTCCCTTGAAAACTGATAAAATTAATCTCACGCCGACACTGGTTCTCAAGGGCCATAATAATAAAGTTTCAGACTTCCGTTGGAGTTCGGATTCGAAGAGCATCCTGAGCGCAAGTCAGGATGGGTTTATGCTGATTTGGGACACTGATACTGGGTTAAAGAAAAACGCCATCCCTTTGGATTCGCAATGGGTACTTACGTGTGGCATCTCACCATCTGGAAATCTAGCTGTAAGTGGAGGTCTGAACAACAATTGTACCATCTACAGAGTTCCGCGAGACAGTAAAGTGCAACAAAGTGTTGTTTCCATATTTAAGGGCCATACTGGTTATATTTCAGATACTGCATTTACAGACAATGCACATGTAGTTACTGCTAGTGGTGATATGACTTGTGCATATTGGGATATTCCCAAGACAAAAAGGGTTAGAGAATATGCAGACCATTTAGGTGATGTTCTTTCTCTGTCGCTGCCACCGCCAAATACTAACAGCAATCTATTTGCCAGTTGTGGGTCAGATGGATATGCTTTTGTGTGGGACACTAGATCGACAAATGTGGCACAGACTTTCTTTATTAGTGACAGTGATGTGAAtgcaattcaattcttcaaggaCGGTAATTCTATTGCAACCGGAAGTGATGATGGTGTAATAAGGATGCTTGATCTTCGGGCTGATTGTCCCGTAGCCACATATTCACTAGCCAAGTCAATGAGAAAACCTAAAAGCCAGCCAACATTTACCACAGGTTCTTCCCCCACCAAGCCAGGTTATGAAGGTGATATCTCTCGGAAAACAAGTCACAAAAGTATTATTAGTCCCAGTTATTTGGATAATCAAGGCGTGTCCTCTTTGGATTTTAGCGGCTCCGGTAGATTGATGTATGCGTGTTACACCGATTTTGGATGTGTCGTATGGGACGTGTTGAAGGCAGGGATTGTTGGTAAATTAGAAGGTCACTCAAACAGAGAATCAGGAGTTCGGGCAAGTCCAGATGGTCTGGCCGTTTGTACAGGATCATGGGATTCTACCATGAAAATTTGGTCGCCAGCTTATATTTGAATGTCACcaaaaaagataaaagtAAAAACAGTACTAATAATTCAATGCATCTGAACAATTTGTTTTCATTTGACCATGTATTACTATTAGATTTGTTGTCATTCTTTGAGTAATGATGGAAGATCCGCTTCATGCGTATACGCATACACATATGTAGTCTTTTGATAAATCACTTTAAAATTCTTTCTCATCATTTCCATGCAAAATGTAATCACCAATCGTTTGTAAAAGCTCGTTAGGTAATTGGTAAAGTCCCATTAAAAAATCATCGTGCCTTTCCTGCTTGTTGACTTCGGCTTGTACTGCTGGATGTCGTAGAAttaattgaacaatttcagTAACAGAATCTTCGTCCAATTTTGGTATAAGGTTTATCCAATTGCGTAACTGTGATTGAGAGATAGTTTTCTCTTGctttttatcaaaattggCATCAGGCAATGTGAAATTCCTGGATAAATATTCTCTAATCAGAGGTGTATGGCATGGTACTTTTATAGCGTAGTCAATTGCAACAGCACTATGTTCAAATGATAGAAGATGGTTTATCGTAAATTTACCAACGTTTTCAATAAAATGACAGACAATTTCCATATCGAATTCCCCCcaaccttcttcttctagtACAAACGGTGGTTGTCTGAATTTTCTAACAGGTTCTTTGAAAGTAGGATGCAGATAGAATATGCAAATGGAAACGATATCTAATAccacttcttcatctttttcatttaacATGCATAGTTCAACTCTCCATCGACGTACGGGCAACTCGCCCATACATGAAGACTGATCTTCTTTAATCACCTGTTGAGTCTTGACTCTAATGTTGACATCAATCGTAGGTATATCCATTCCATTCCCCATCGCACCGAGACTAGCATTCGCTAATATAATACATCTGTTACGATAGAACAAGCCTTTCTTTATACccaattctcttgataCGCGAtgagtgaaaaaattgtcaaatGATAGTAAAATacatatatgtatatatgtatatatatttcaattacagcaaaaaatatttgaattttagTTTAAGTGGTATTTTGTTTTCCTCTCATTATTCGGTATTCTTTTTCACATAATCCCAAAGACTCTTAAGTAACCCATCCGGCAGACTGTACAGATCGATGATAAACTCACCTTCTTCCACGTTATTCGTTACGTTCATCTCTGGTGTACGATTGTCTGTGACCATTTGCACAACGCCGActaaatcatcttcatttaaTTTTGTTAGACCGAATGCCAACTTCTCAATATCGACATTACCCTTAACAGTTGATGCACTAGCGGCTTTTGCCTTCTTTACCTTAGGCTCACCATTAGTTGCAGCGGCTTTACGCTTGGAAGAGCCACTAGTATCATCTAGGGATCCACTCTTGGCCAATTCTGCTGCTAAAGTTGGTTTATTTGTAGGAGCCTGTATTACATGATCAATTTCGTATGATTCCTGTaagaaattcaaatcatGGGTAATCTTTCTCTCACCTGCCTTTTCTAAAAGGAAAACACTGATGTCAAGTGGGAATCCACCCCATCCTTGTTCCacaattttgaaaggtCTTTCCGTAAAAGTTCTATTGGGATTGGCAAAGGTTGGGTGTAAATGGTAGACCACTTTATCAAATATCGTAGCTGGTATCTCcttaccttcttcatctaataGTACAATTTCAATACTCCATTGTCTCATGGGGAAATTCTCTACAGGGGGTAAATCCGGTAAAACATGTTGGCTGGTCTTGATTCGAACCGTTCTTTTTACTGACTGTGATAAAAGGATTCATGTTAGTATATCGATCttgcaaaaaaaaaaaggagCAAAAAGATTCTTGGAGTAGCACATACTGCAACCATAACTGTTTAGCCAACTCTGGAACGGCCCACTAATGCGGTTTCAAATACTCTGATAACCTGTATCAATGGCCAACTATTCTGTTCTGATTGTTTGCTAGATGGGCTCAACCACTTGGATTCTTCGTTAACGTTTCCGTCTTCCCTCGTGTTTAGCGATCTACAAATGTCAGCGTAATCTGTCACCATGTCAGCGTCACAAAAAGGTAAAATAGGATAATAATTATATTAAATCATGCATAAAGTATAGAAGACTGATTTATCCTTGAAAGTCAAACTCGAAGTTTCTTTAGCACATTTGTGCAAATACCAGAATGGAGATTAAAAATGCGAAGAACATCGTAGTGGGCATTATGGAACTGGAAGCATTATGGAATCCAATTGTAGTTTGATTGGTGTAGTTGGTGTGGTTGAGCTTGGGATGCTGGATTTTAGTGTAATTGCGatgttttccaaaacttttcGAAGTAAAAGTTGGATGAGTTGAAGATTCAGTACTGTTCCTAAAAACTGTAACATTAGCGCTAGTTTTGTGATGATTCTTCTCTGAAGTATGAATTGAAGAGCAATGAGAACATTCAGAACTCATCTCAGTGGATGTCGAACAAGGTGTAGATTCAGCAAAAGTACTCGTAGGAGAAGAATAAGTTGAGGATGAGTCGGATTCGTGGCAGGTGGACTCAGTTTCAGTCACGGTGGGTTCTGGTTGAGTTTCCATAATAGTGCTTGTACTagtgaatttttcagttggtggttcttctttttcctcttcatgTTCTTTGTGTTCTTCAGGTTGATCACCTTCATGTAAAGTACCATCATAAATTTTGTGCACCGATTCATAATTTTCCCTATCCTGTTGATTCAATGAATCTTCGATttgattattattatcattagagCGGTTCTGCTGCAAAAGTTCATCCAATAATTCATTGGTTGCAAACATCATACTTTCGTAATCCTTTATACTGACAAATTGGGGACTATTAGGTAAATCGGTAAAAATTATATTCGAACTAGtacccaatttttcaactacCTCTGGAGATAGTGCTTCAGGACTGACATGAATAGATAATGGCTGTTCTTCAGAAAGCATGGAGACATCCTCTTGTTCAAAAACAGTCACTTCATAtggagatgaagatgcagtTTTTACAAACAGGTAAAGG
The genomic region above belongs to Zygosaccharomyces rouxii strain CBS732 chromosome F complete sequence and contains:
- the TAF14 gene encoding TATA-binding protein-associated factor TAF14 (highly similar to uniprot|P35189 Saccharomyces cerevisiae YPL129W TAF14 Subunit (30 kDa) of TFIID TFIIF and SWI/SNF complexes involved in RNA polymerase II transcription initiation and in chromatin modification contains a YEATS domain) — translated: MRQWSIEIVLLDEEGKEIPATIFDKVVYHLHPTFANPNRTFTERPFKIVEQGWGGFPLDISVFLLEKAGERKITHDLNFLQESYEIDHVIQAPTNKPTLAAELAKSGSLDDTSGSSKRKAAATNGEPKVKKAKAASASTVKGNVDIEKLAFGLTKLNEDDLVGVVQMVTDNRTPEMNVTNNVEEGEFIIDLYSLPDGLLKSLWDYVKKNTE
- the SPR2 gene encoding Spr2p (no similarity) — encoded protein: MFKKFNLASSLVGLYLFVKTASSSPYEVTVFEQEDVSMLSEEQPLSIHVSPEALSPEVVEKLGTSSNIIFTDLPNSPQFVSIKDYESMMFATNELLDELLQQNRSNDNNNQIEDSLNQQDRENYESVHKIYDGTLHEGDQPEEHKEHEEEKEEPPTEKFTSTSTIMETQPEPTVTETESTCHESDSSSTYSSPTSTFAESTPCSTSTEMSSECSHCSSIHTSEKNHHKTSANVTVFRNSTESSTHPTFTSKSFGKHRNYTKIQHPKLNHTNYTNQTTIGFHNASSSIMPTTMFFAFLISILVFAQMC